One window of Methanobacterium alkalithermotolerans genomic DNA carries:
- a CDS encoding acyl-CoA thioesterase, producing MFKIMVTPRFGDIDGLKHVNNTVLAVWFEKGRNPIFRMFTPDLDLSYEKWKLILVRTEFDFIGQMYYGDDVEIRSFISHIGNSSFTIGHEAWQNNELKATGKAVIVHFDFIENTSLIIPENIRQELEKHLIEPEEAK from the coding sequence ATGTTTAAAATAATGGTCACTCCTCGTTTTGGAGATATAGATGGTTTAAAACACGTTAACAATACCGTACTGGCGGTTTGGTTTGAAAAAGGGCGAAATCCAATATTTCGGATGTTTACTCCTGATCTGGATTTGAGCTATGAAAAATGGAAATTAATCCTGGTGCGGACTGAATTTGATTTTATAGGACAGATGTACTATGGGGATGATGTGGAGATAAGAAGCTTTATTTCACATATTGGAAATTCATCTTTTACCATTGGACATGAGGCCTGGCAGAATAATGAATTAAAGGCCACAGGTAAAGCAGTTATTGTACACTTTGACTTTATTGAAAACACCAGTCTCATAATTCCAGAAAATATCCGTCAGGAACTGGAAAAACATCTAATTGAACCAGAAGAGGCTAAATAG
- a CDS encoding ammonium transporter, translated as MVAVINSGDTAWMMISTALVILMTIPGLSLFYSGLIRRHNVLNTMFLSFITFAIVSILWFVFGYDLVFGQDITGLIGYLQNPFFSGFLETKAVSDLAPTIPGGLFALFQMTFAAITVALISGAIVERMKFSAWLLFVPLWMILVYIPIAHWVWGGGWLAQLGAIDFAGGLVVHLSSGVAALALVLLLGVRKDMRLLPHNLGYSVIGTGLLWFGWFGFNAGSALSAGDLAVAAMIVTNVSAAAGMLGWILMDKFNTGKPTLLGALSGAIAGLAAITPAAGYVNVTAALVIGFAASIICYYAVSRLKPRLGYDDALDVFGIHGVSGVVGSISVGIFALPVLNSALQSGGLITGSFSLLGSQILAVLVVAGYSFLVTLALGKLINKVVGLRVREDHEIQGLDINLHEESGYRLS; from the coding sequence ATGGTAGCAGTAATTAATTCAGGCGATACTGCCTGGATGATGATTTCCACTGCTCTGGTAATATTAATGACCATACCGGGATTATCTTTATTTTATTCCGGGCTAATCCGTAGACATAATGTTTTAAACACCATGTTTCTTTCATTTATTACCTTTGCTATTGTGAGTATATTGTGGTTTGTTTTTGGATATGACCTGGTATTTGGACAGGATATTACCGGATTAATTGGATACTTGCAAAACCCATTTTTTAGTGGGTTTTTAGAGACAAAAGCCGTGTCTGATCTGGCCCCAACCATCCCCGGAGGTCTTTTTGCGCTATTTCAAATGACCTTTGCCGCTATAACGGTGGCTTTGATTTCAGGGGCCATTGTAGAGCGTATGAAATTTTCAGCATGGCTTTTATTTGTTCCATTATGGATGATACTGGTTTACATCCCCATAGCCCACTGGGTATGGGGAGGTGGATGGTTGGCCCAGTTAGGGGCCATAGATTTTGCCGGGGGCCTGGTGGTGCACTTAAGTAGTGGTGTAGCTGCACTGGCTCTGGTTTTACTATTAGGAGTTAGAAAAGACATGCGCCTTCTGCCCCATAATCTAGGATATTCAGTGATAGGGACCGGACTTTTATGGTTTGGCTGGTTTGGATTTAATGCCGGTTCAGCATTAAGTGCCGGAGACCTGGCCGTGGCAGCCATGATTGTGACCAATGTTTCAGCTGCAGCCGGTATGTTAGGCTGGATTTTAATGGATAAATTCAATACTGGAAAACCAACACTTTTAGGTGCTCTTTCTGGAGCAATTGCTGGTTTAGCAGCTATTACTCCTGCAGCAGGATATGTTAATGTAACTGCTGCTTTAGTAATAGGTTTTGCAGCTTCAATTATATGTTACTATGCAGTATCCCGTCTGAAACCCCGCTTAGGTTATGATGACGCACTGGATGTATTTGGAATCCATGGAGTATCGGGAGTGGTGGGAAGTATATCTGTAGGTATATTTGCCCTGCCTGTACTAAACAGTGCCCTGCAGTCGGGAGGTTTAATCACTGGAAGTTTCAGTCTTCTGGGTAGTCAGATTTTAGCCGTCCTGGTAGTGGCTGGTTACTCCTTTTTAGTAACCCTGGCTCTGGGTAAGTTAATTAATAAGGTGGTAGGTTTGAGGGTAAGAGAAGACCACGAAATTCAGGGTCTGGATATCAACCTTCATGAGGAATCTGGTTACAGGTTATCCTAG
- a CDS encoding P-II family nitrogen regulator, which translates to MVQKILVLKNQGSLELESQSWMELKIFKYQRITIDNNHTYLLKKAGEDSFYSLQEMLDEVDGVMIFVLNSPAEVIRDMVEILKGENIPYVLLMEEPHLEISKREGEVFQVDKKVESVILAFNRLSHLIEKKDQLSNFKNQKIKIQQLESHARQKKEYGKNKILPKKPQSHEKNHLKKVKFNLDPGLMGEVKDCLDKSGFSNITVTELKQSQSIPVKEIYRGNEIYRKRINQRARLEVMMVIKEEEVEFLLNSLIPIKDPELGNSLVISKLEDIIRISSQERGLNAVD; encoded by the coding sequence ATGGTGCAGAAGATTCTGGTATTAAAAAATCAGGGGTCTTTAGAATTAGAAAGTCAATCCTGGATGGAATTAAAAATATTCAAATATCAAAGAATTACTATTGATAACAACCATACTTATCTTTTAAAAAAGGCCGGAGAGGATAGTTTCTATTCCCTGCAGGAGATGCTGGATGAAGTAGACGGAGTAATGATTTTTGTTTTAAATTCTCCTGCTGAAGTAATTCGAGACATGGTGGAGATTCTTAAGGGTGAAAATATTCCCTATGTGCTTCTTATGGAAGAACCTCATCTGGAAATATCCAAAAGAGAAGGTGAAGTTTTCCAGGTAGATAAAAAAGTGGAAAGTGTAATTCTGGCCTTTAACCGTTTATCCCACCTGATAGAAAAAAAAGATCAGCTATCAAATTTTAAAAATCAGAAAATTAAAATCCAGCAGCTGGAGAGCCATGCCCGTCAAAAAAAGGAGTATGGGAAAAATAAAATCCTCCCTAAAAAACCACAGAGCCATGAGAAAAATCATTTAAAAAAAGTTAAATTCAATTTAGATCCTGGTTTAATGGGTGAAGTAAAAGATTGCTTGGATAAGTCTGGTTTTTCAAATATTACCGTAACTGAGCTTAAACAATCCCAGTCCATCCCGGTAAAAGAAATCTATCGAGGAAATGAAATCTACAGAAAACGGATTAATCAAAGAGCCCGGCTGGAAGTAATGATGGTAATAAAAGAAGAAGAAGTAGAATTCCTCTTGAATAGTCTCATCCCTATTAAAGATCCGGAATTGGGAAATTCACTGGTTATCAGTAAGTTAGAGGATATTATAAGAATAAGTAGTCAGGAGAGAGGACTTAATGCCGTGGATTAA
- a CDS encoding PfkB family carbohydrate kinase, producing the protein MSGFLILGPLSKDTIIKDGLKTHSVGGAVYYQSRVFSSLNLNHTVVVTLAADDQHLLNEFPEKTTLIPVFKKETVRFENKYFNNDPNKRIQRSNAPNIPLTIEDLLKIFKSEEMDFEGIILSPLLSSDIPLSTVKWLSKKDIPLYAGAQGYLRNLKNCDINLNLRPEFEELLKMVGILFLDENELKAIKINRKETFMESLNRLASYGPEEIVITCGDKGSLIYSQEKVHKIKAYPPLQVGDPTGLGDTYLAAYLSCKKNNKDPIKCGKFAAQIATKKLENRI; encoded by the coding sequence ATGAGCGGATTTTTAATTTTAGGGCCATTGAGTAAGGATACAATCATTAAAGATGGATTAAAAACTCATTCGGTGGGAGGGGCGGTATATTATCAGTCCCGGGTTTTTTCCAGTTTGAATTTAAATCATACTGTAGTGGTAACTCTAGCTGCAGATGACCAGCACCTCTTAAATGAATTTCCAGAAAAAACAACTTTAATACCAGTATTTAAAAAAGAAACAGTCCGTTTTGAAAATAAATACTTCAACAATGATCCTAATAAACGCATACAACGTTCCAATGCCCCTAATATACCCTTAACTATAGAAGATCTTTTAAAAATTTTCAAATCTGAAGAAATGGACTTTGAGGGAATAATACTCTCTCCCTTATTATCCTCGGATATTCCTCTATCCACCGTTAAATGGTTATCTAAAAAAGATATCCCCTTATATGCCGGGGCCCAGGGCTATTTAAGAAACCTTAAAAATTGTGATATAAACTTGAATTTAAGGCCGGAGTTTGAAGAACTCTTAAAAATGGTGGGCATATTATTTTTAGATGAAAATGAATTGAAAGCCATAAAAATAAATAGAAAAGAAACTTTTATGGAGTCCCTTAACCGTTTGGCATCTTATGGCCCTGAAGAAATAGTTATAACCTGTGGGGATAAGGGTTCATTAATTTACTCCCAGGAAAAGGTGCATAAAATTAAAGCCTACCCTCCTTTGCAAGTGGGGGATCCCACTGGACTGGGCGATACCTATCTGGCTGCTTATTTAAGTTGTAAAAAAAATAATAAAGATCCCATTAAATGTGGAAAATTTGCAGCTCAAATAGCCACCAAAAAACTGGAAAACCGGATTTAG
- the pdxS gene encoding pyridoxal 5'-phosphate synthase lyase subunit PdxS, which yields MLHGTEVLKKGFAKMTKGGVIMDVVNAKQAAIAEETGAVAVMALEKVPADIRAAGGVARMADPTKVEEIIDAVSIPVMAKVRIGHFAEAQIIESLGVDMIDESEVLTPADESFHIDKKKFTIPFVCGARNLGEALRRIDEGAAMIRTKGEPGTGNIVEAVRHMRMIMSQIREIQNKGEEELWALAREIEAPLPLVKETAKLGKIPVVNFAAGGVATPADAALMMQLGSDGVFVGSGIFKSDNPEQFARAIVEATAHYDDPQILSEVSRGLGKAMHGLEISEISDSDRMQERGW from the coding sequence ATGTTACATGGAACCGAAGTTTTAAAAAAAGGCTTTGCCAAAATGACTAAAGGCGGAGTTATAATGGATGTTGTAAATGCAAAACAGGCTGCCATTGCTGAAGAAACAGGTGCTGTGGCCGTCATGGCCCTGGAAAAAGTACCGGCTGATATCCGTGCTGCAGGGGGAGTAGCCCGTATGGCCGATCCAACCAAGGTGGAAGAGATAATAGATGCAGTTTCCATTCCCGTCATGGCCAAGGTAAGGATAGGTCACTTTGCAGAAGCCCAGATTATCGAGTCTTTAGGGGTGGATATGATTGATGAAAGCGAAGTTTTAACTCCCGCAGATGAATCATTCCATATTGATAAGAAGAAGTTCACCATACCCTTTGTCTGTGGTGCTAGAAACCTTGGAGAAGCCCTAAGGAGAATTGATGAAGGTGCAGCTATGATCCGTACTAAAGGTGAACCTGGAACAGGTAATATTGTAGAAGCAGTTCGCCACATGCGTATGATCATGAGTCAAATTAGAGAGATACAAAATAAAGGTGAAGAAGAATTATGGGCACTGGCTCGAGAAATTGAAGCACCACTACCTCTGGTAAAAGAAACCGCTAAACTGGGGAAAATTCCAGTGGTTAACTTTGCTGCAGGTGGAGTAGCCACCCCGGCAGATGCGGCATTGATGATGCAGCTTGGTTCAGATGGAGTATTTGTTGGATCCGGTATATTCAAATCAGATAACCCGGAACAATTTGCCCGGGCTATTGTAGAAGCAACGGCCCACTACGATGACCCCCAGATACTCTCGGAAGTATCCCGCGGTCTGGGAAAAGCCATGCATGGACTGGAAATAAGTGAAATATCTGATTCTGACCGTATGCAGGAAAGAGGATGGTAA
- a CDS encoding P-II family nitrogen regulator, translated as MKRIIAIIRPDKLEEVKNALEKEGIPGMTVEEVKGRGQQLGITESYRGKDYKVDLLPKKRLEIVVKSNIVDLVVETIVKNAQTGDIGDGKIFISPVEEVVRIRTGEKGENAI; from the coding sequence ATGAAAAGGATAATCGCAATTATAAGGCCAGATAAACTGGAAGAAGTTAAAAATGCCCTGGAAAAAGAAGGTATCCCGGGTATGACTGTAGAAGAAGTAAAGGGCCGGGGACAACAACTGGGAATAACTGAAAGCTACCGTGGAAAAGACTATAAAGTGGACCTTTTACCTAAAAAAAGACTGGAAATAGTGGTAAAAAGTAATATTGTGGACCTGGTAGTGGAAACCATAGTTAAAAATGCCCAGACCGGAGATATAGGTGATGGTAAAATATTCATATCCCCGGTAGAAGAAGTGGTCCGTATTAGAACAGGAGAAAAAGGGGAAAACGCCATTTAA
- a CDS encoding DUF5814 domain-containing protein yields the protein MIILKKKKKILEMFPIGSPKGALNSRRKPEFYGYIKFRKTPGGSKIHRFVVKNDKETVLPPQEAIKLLRKQAVFLIGKDEETEEFLDSLNIKYRRTQICQHCTMEGNITIITSKSSFNHHQQKICRMCAEEEIKRELKYRGINKKTFNSFKRLLDKTGNLDKVLQVMDPGFDPLKNKELTLFDKITSIRDKNIPEIDINSLKLPEKFKRALKKQGSSKLLPVQYLALENGLLQGESLLVVSATASGKTLIGELSGIPAALNGKKFIFLTPLVALANQKYRDFKKRYSPLGLKTSIKVGMSRIKAREEIKLPDDDIKEADIIVGTYEGVDFMLRSGKSHLLENLGVVVIDEIHTLDDEERGPRLNGLIKRLKTIFPGIQVIGLSATVKNPLQIAEQFKMKLVEYDRRPVPLERHLIFTRSEEEKKLLMTRISRQEFKEKSKKGFHGQTIIFTNSRRKTHLIANYLTRHRVKAAAYHAGLSYAQKERIEKSFSRQEISTVVTTAALAAGVDFPASQVIFETLLMGNKWITPNEFSQMLGRAGRPSYHDRGRVYLLGEIGLTFDEETEELKAVELLESDVDSVHVYYSPEDTLEQILADISSYALKNTEDISKFYQGMPLSTDIDQALLTMESYGWIKVDQGIIKPTRYGRAVSVSFLNSEDAYYIQKNLKRKSKKGPLDIALYLEPFESAYLSSRLHRQLSKAVKAHFSTRLMADSTRDIISSGENLVKLDVGLQETVLNIQIDFMSCECKERPFCDCLQRELSSKIIKSRLNGYDPLDISRRLLNRYQIQAYPGDIFSWLDRVVRMLDGIKRIAHATHNHKKAKECSRLIKALEKG from the coding sequence ATGATAATTCTAAAGAAGAAAAAGAAAATTCTGGAAATGTTCCCTATTGGAAGTCCTAAGGGCGCTCTTAATTCACGGCGAAAACCAGAATTTTATGGTTATATCAAATTCAGAAAAACTCCTGGTGGGAGTAAAATCCACCGTTTTGTGGTAAAAAATGATAAAGAAACTGTTCTTCCTCCCCAGGAGGCCATAAAATTATTAAGAAAGCAGGCGGTTTTTTTAATTGGAAAAGATGAAGAAACAGAAGAATTTCTGGATTCTTTAAATATAAAATATCGTCGGACTCAGATTTGCCAGCACTGTACTATGGAGGGAAATATTACTATAATTACCTCTAAATCTTCATTCAATCATCACCAGCAAAAGATCTGTCGCATGTGCGCTGAGGAAGAAATAAAAAGGGAATTAAAATATCGGGGTATTAATAAAAAAACCTTCAACAGCTTTAAAAGATTACTGGATAAAACCGGGAACCTGGATAAGGTACTTCAGGTCATGGATCCAGGTTTTGATCCTCTGAAAAATAAAGAACTCACTCTTTTTGATAAAATCACATCTATCCGGGATAAAAACATACCTGAAATAGATATTAATTCCTTAAAACTCCCTGAAAAATTTAAAAGAGCTCTAAAAAAGCAGGGAAGTTCTAAACTATTACCGGTACAGTACCTGGCTTTAGAAAACGGATTACTGCAGGGAGAAAGCCTGCTGGTGGTATCTGCCACCGCCAGTGGTAAGACCCTCATCGGGGAGCTCTCAGGTATACCTGCTGCTTTAAATGGCAAAAAATTCATCTTCTTAACTCCTCTGGTGGCCCTGGCCAATCAGAAATATCGGGATTTTAAAAAGAGATACTCTCCCCTAGGCCTTAAGACATCTATAAAAGTGGGTATGAGCAGGATTAAAGCCCGGGAAGAAATAAAACTCCCTGATGATGATATCAAAGAGGCAGATATCATAGTGGGAACCTACGAAGGGGTGGACTTCATGCTCCGCTCTGGAAAATCTCACCTCCTGGAGAATCTGGGGGTGGTGGTGATTGATGAAATACACACCCTGGATGATGAAGAAAGAGGTCCCCGACTAAACGGCCTTATTAAACGTCTTAAAACTATTTTTCCAGGAATACAGGTCATTGGACTTTCGGCTACAGTAAAAAATCCTCTCCAAATTGCGGAACAATTTAAAATGAAGCTGGTGGAATATGACCGCCGTCCGGTGCCCCTGGAAAGACACCTTATTTTCACCAGAAGTGAGGAGGAAAAAAAGCTATTAATGACCCGGATCTCCCGCCAGGAATTTAAAGAAAAATCCAAAAAAGGATTTCATGGCCAGACCATAATCTTCACCAACTCCCGGCGTAAAACCCATCTTATTGCCAATTACTTAACCCGGCACCGGGTTAAGGCCGCGGCTTATCACGCTGGTCTATCTTATGCCCAGAAGGAGAGAATTGAAAAATCATTCAGCCGCCAGGAAATATCCACCGTGGTTACCACTGCGGCCTTAGCAGCAGGGGTGGATTTCCCAGCATCCCAGGTTATCTTTGAAACTCTGCTTATGGGTAATAAATGGATCACTCCCAATGAATTTTCTCAGATGCTGGGACGTGCCGGTAGACCTTCCTACCATGACCGGGGCAGGGTATACCTTTTAGGTGAAATAGGACTCACCTTTGATGAAGAAACAGAAGAATTAAAGGCAGTGGAATTACTGGAAAGTGACGTGGATTCTGTCCATGTTTATTATTCCCCGGAAGATACCCTGGAACAGATCCTGGCGGATATCTCCTCCTATGCCCTGAAAAATACAGAGGATATTTCTAAATTTTACCAGGGAATGCCTCTTTCTACGGATATAGATCAGGCCCTCCTTACCATGGAATCTTATGGATGGATTAAGGTGGATCAAGGCATTATTAAACCTACCCGTTATGGAAGGGCGGTTTCTGTTTCTTTTCTTAATTCAGAGGACGCTTACTATATCCAGAAAAACCTGAAAAGAAAATCAAAAAAAGGACCACTGGACATTGCTCTTTATCTGGAACCTTTTGAAAGTGCCTACTTATCCAGCCGGCTTCACCGGCAACTTTCTAAGGCAGTGAAAGCCCATTTCTCCACCAGGCTTATGGCTGATTCCACCCGGGATATTATTTCTTCTGGTGAAAACCTGGTTAAACTGGACGTGGGACTGCAGGAGACAGTATTAAATATTCAAATTGATTTCATGTCCTGTGAGTGTAAGGAACGGCCATTCTGTGACTGCCTGCAGAGGGAACTCTCATCTAAAATCATTAAAAGTCGATTGAATGGTTATGATCCCCTGGATATCAGCCGGCGTTTATTAAACCGGTACCAGATACAGGCTTATCCCGGGGATATTTTCTCCTGGCTAGATAGAGTGGTGCGGATGCTGGATGGGATTAAAA
- a CDS encoding AMP-binding protein: MVFTEDTIGEFFEKEVEKHPDREFMVYPDRDLRFTYLEFNQRVDMLAKGLLSIGLKKGDHMGIWAKNVPDWLTFMFATAKIGVVLVTVNTAYKSHELAYVMKQSDMKALAIIGGFRDVDYVETVYSLVEELKTHSRGNLKCKEFPHLESVIYIGPEKHRGMYNTPELLLLGKHTSDEILVQAKKSLSHKDVINMQYTSGTTGFPKGVMLTHRNILNNGYYIGERQKFTGSDRLCLPVPLFHCFGIVLGVLAILTHGGTLIMVELFDPLLVLAAIQKEKCTAVYGVPTMFIAEFTHPMFSMFDLSSLRTGIMAGSTCPIEAMKRVMEDMNMKEVTIAYGLTEASPVFTQTSVDDPIEKKVNTVGTKMPHIEVKIVDPETGQTQGAGEAGEICCRGYNVMEGYYNMPDMTRETIDPEGWLHSGDLAIMDEDGYYSIVGRIKDMIIRGGENIYPREIEEFLHTMQGVKDVQVVGIPDDKYGELVGAFIIKEENSDLKEEDVRDYAISKIARYKVPKHVFFVEEFPLTASGKVQKFKLKELSLELLKQKKAEEEDLA; this comes from the coding sequence ATGGTCTTTACTGAGGATACCATAGGGGAATTTTTTGAAAAAGAAGTAGAAAAACATCCAGACCGGGAATTCATGGTTTACCCTGACCGGGATTTACGATTCACATACCTTGAATTCAATCAAAGGGTGGATATGCTGGCCAAGGGCCTGCTATCTATTGGACTGAAAAAAGGAGACCATATGGGTATATGGGCTAAAAATGTTCCAGACTGGCTCACCTTCATGTTTGCCACGGCTAAAATAGGTGTGGTGCTGGTAACGGTTAACACCGCTTATAAAAGCCATGAACTGGCCTATGTAATGAAACAATCTGATATGAAAGCACTGGCCATCATAGGCGGCTTCCGGGATGTGGATTACGTGGAAACCGTTTACAGCCTGGTGGAGGAACTTAAAACTCATAGCCGGGGTAATTTAAAGTGCAAAGAATTCCCCCACCTGGAAAGCGTAATCTACATTGGCCCGGAAAAACACCGGGGGATGTATAACACTCCGGAATTATTACTTTTAGGAAAACACACCTCAGATGAGATCTTAGTTCAGGCCAAAAAATCCCTATCCCATAAAGATGTAATTAATATGCAGTACACCTCTGGTACCACAGGTTTTCCTAAAGGGGTGATGCTCACCCACCGTAATATCCTCAACAATGGTTACTACATTGGGGAGAGACAAAAATTCACCGGTTCTGATAGATTATGTTTACCAGTACCATTATTTCACTGTTTTGGTATAGTACTGGGAGTTCTGGCTATTTTAACCCATGGGGGGACGTTGATAATGGTGGAGTTATTTGATCCCCTGCTGGTATTGGCCGCTATTCAAAAAGAAAAATGTACCGCCGTATATGGTGTTCCCACCATGTTCATTGCCGAGTTCACCCACCCTATGTTTAGTATGTTTGATTTATCATCCCTCCGCACCGGTATCATGGCCGGATCCACCTGTCCCATTGAAGCCATGAAAAGGGTGATGGAAGATATGAATATGAAAGAGGTAACCATTGCCTATGGTTTAACTGAAGCTTCCCCGGTATTCACCCAGACCAGTGTGGATGACCCTATAGAAAAAAAAGTGAATACCGTAGGGACTAAAATGCCCCATATTGAAGTTAAAATCGTGGACCCGGAAACAGGCCAAACCCAGGGAGCAGGTGAAGCTGGAGAAATCTGCTGCCGGGGATACAATGTTATGGAAGGGTACTATAACATGCCGGATATGACCCGGGAAACCATTGACCCGGAAGGGTGGCTCCATAGTGGGGATTTGGCTATAATGGATGAAGATGGCTATTATTCTATTGTGGGCCGTATAAAAGACATGATCATCCGGGGTGGGGAAAACATTTACCCCCGGGAAATAGAAGAGTTCCTGCATACCATGCAGGGTGTTAAGGATGTGCAGGTGGTGGGCATACCTGATGATAAATACGGGGAACTGGTAGGGGCTTTCATCATAAAAGAAGAAAATAGTGATTTAAAAGAGGAAGATGTAAGGGACTACGCTATATCTAAAATTGCACGTTATAAGGTCCCCAAACATGTTTTCTTTGTGGAGGAATTCCCCCTAACTGCCAGTGGAAAGGTACAAAAATTCAAATTAAAAGAACTCTCCCTAGAACTTTTAAAACAAAAAAAAGCAGAAGAAGAAGACCTGGCCTGA
- a CDS encoding DUF308 domain-containing protein codes for MKKDLYNKLGILEIIIGILIIILPFFYFFTTAGVVGLGLLFLGMAWIFLSFNIREDSKIFSLMVLLIGILAIISALVYYIGLISFDPLLNFWLLVVGIMLLVFGVITFLFRKKVNGKWGSTGLLSIILGIIYLAIIYQIISGSKLDSYYLVVLIGLFLIADGIIIFFLKPSKIIEPLP; via the coding sequence ATGAAGAAAGATTTATATAACAAATTAGGCATTTTAGAAATAATAATCGGGATATTGATAATTATATTACCGTTTTTCTATTTTTTCACCACAGCCGGGGTGGTGGGCCTGGGACTCCTATTTTTAGGTATGGCCTGGATTTTCTTAAGCTTCAATATCCGGGAAGATAGTAAAATATTCAGCTTAATGGTACTCTTAATTGGGATTCTAGCTATTATCAGTGCTTTAGTTTATTATATAGGTTTAATTTCCTTTGACCCGTTATTAAATTTCTGGCTTTTGGTAGTGGGAATAATGCTTTTAGTATTTGGAGTGATTACCTTCCTATTCCGGAAAAAGGTTAATGGCAAATGGGGTAGCACCGGCCTACTTAGCATTATTCTGGGAATAATCTACCTGGCAATCATTTATCAAATAATATCAGGCAGTAAACTGGATTCCTATTACCTGGTGGTTTTAATTGGATTATTTTTAATTGCCGACGGAATAATCATATTTTTCCTTAAACCATCTAAAATAATAGAACCTCTGCCCTAG
- a CDS encoding helix-turn-helix domain-containing protein, translating to MREKNIIGAKIRNLRQEREMSMEELARASGNTRELIESIENGEIVTSLTPLIKIARALGVRLGTFMDDAPQKGLVVVKKGKSHQVIYFSGEEGQTKESALEFYSLGSPKSDRHMEPFLVDVDIHKEDSYKLSSHEGEEFIYVLNGHLELLYGHEKYQIKEGDSIYYDSVVPHHLHALGENKAKILAVVYTPF from the coding sequence GTGAGAGAAAAGAATATTATCGGAGCAAAAATTCGCAATCTAAGACAGGAAAGAGAAATGAGCATGGAAGAACTGGCCCGGGCCAGTGGAAATACCCGGGAATTAATAGAAAGTATAGAAAATGGGGAGATTGTTACTTCCCTCACCCCTTTAATAAAAATTGCCCGGGCCCTGGGAGTACGTTTAGGAACATTCATGGACGATGCCCCTCAAAAAGGACTGGTAGTGGTCAAAAAAGGTAAAAGTCATCAGGTTATATACTTCTCTGGTGAAGAAGGCCAGACAAAAGAGTCTGCTCTTGAATTTTACTCCCTGGGATCTCCTAAAAGTGATAGACACATGGAACCATTCCTGGTGGATGTGGATATCCATAAGGAGGATAGCTATAAATTATCCTCCCATGAAGGTGAAGAATTCATATATGTATTGAACGGCCATCTGGAGCTTTTATATGGCCATGAAAAATATCAGATAAAAGAAGGGGACAGCATATACTATGATTCAGTAGTACCTCATCATTTACATGCTCTGGGAGAAAATAAAGCCAAAATACTGGCAGTGGTGTATACTCCTTTCTAA
- a CDS encoding CDP-alcohol phosphatidyltransferase family protein, whose product MKIKIIFKKKLPHILSLLRIAAAPVWAYLFLNGLYIYSIILFIMAICTDFLDGYLARKLNLSSNKGAYLDVTADFIFISTCFLGMGIKGWYPLLLPLILLVMFSLFIMSSTLKKLIYDPAGKFFGSFLMIVIFLSLIFPYSLLWDILLILVLAIASLSLFYRFRFLIRQKRANS is encoded by the coding sequence ATGAAAATTAAAATTATTTTTAAAAAAAAATTGCCTCATATATTAAGTCTTTTGAGGATTGCAGCTGCTCCGGTATGGGCTTACTTATTTTTAAATGGCTTATACATTTATTCAATTATATTATTTATCATGGCCATATGCACGGACTTTCTTGATGGATACCTGGCCCGAAAACTGAATTTATCTTCTAATAAGGGAGCTTATCTTGATGTGACTGCTGATTTTATATTTATAAGTACCTGCTTTCTGGGGATGGGAATTAAGGGATGGTATCCACTCTTACTCCCACTAATATTACTGGTCATGTTCTCCCTTTTTATAATGTCTTCTACCTTAAAAAAACTAATCTACGATCCTGCAGGCAAGTTTTTTGGTTCATTTTTAATGATAGTAATTTTTTTATCTTTAATATTTCCTTACAGCTTACTATGGGATATTTTATTAATTCTGGTTTTAGCTATTGCCTCCTTATCCCTATTTTACCGATTCAGATTTTTAATACGCCAAAAAAGGGCTAATAGCTAA